From the Eremothecium cymbalariae DBVPG#7215 chromosome 6, complete sequence genome, one window contains:
- the PSF1 gene encoding DNA replication protein PSF1 (similar to Ashbya gossypii AAR188W) yields MYGDLANKLILEAKRTQQLVNTNASSELPMFQEEMVHLILKEVSQLQRNAEFLKLQEEGGKVSKCQYFVTMLCMERNKRCLLAYEKVRSEVLASLAWEHNGMEFFSDITGKTQDSGNLSHYEQEYLKEYSQLVSDMKTGDLIDVDLSGSLTPPSDVFIDVRVLRDAGEIQTEYGVFNLIKGSQFFVRQADVERLIQQGYLQKL; encoded by the coding sequence ATGTATGGAGATTTGGCAAATAAGCTTATATTGGAAGCTAAGAGAACTCAGCAATTGGTTAACACAAATGCTTCATCAGAACTTCCTATGTTTCAGGAAGAAATGGTACACTTAATTCTAAAAGAAGTTTCACAGTTACAGCGAAATGCAGAATTCTTGAAattacaagaagaaggcgGCAAAGTGTCAAAATGCCAATATTTTGTAACTATGCTATGTATGGAACGGAATAAACGGTGTCTGTTGGCATATGAAAAGGTTAGAAGTGAGGTTTTAGCTTCTTTAGCATGGGAACACAATGGGATGGAATTCTTTAGTGATATAACCGGCAAGACACAAGACAGCGGTAACTTATCACATTATGAGCAGGAATACTTAAAAGAATACTCACAGTTGGTTTCTGACATGAAAACCGGAGACCTGATAGATGTAGACTTATCCGGTAGCCTCACACCACCCAGTGATGTGTTCATCGATGTTAGAGTGCTTAGGGATGCAGGGGAAATTCAGACTGAATATGGGGTCTTCAACCTAATCAAAGGTTCACAGTTCTTTGTGCGACAGGCAGACGTTGAAAGGCTTATTCAGCAAGGTTACTTACAGAAGCTATAG
- the RKM3 gene encoding protein-lysine N-methyltransferase (similar to Ashbya gossypii AAR193C), whose product MFGMSNTNQSDLKNIFSFVENCNGFFLHSHCEIRPSQHGGLGVFATQDIEADTVLLRVPKSSIFSAPNSSIANLLFDEGIDGMLALNIAFIYETTVFKNDSHWFKYLDSIKPTDDQGKLILPPSCWPAESKVALKGTALDLFYDALNPEEEVEEGFEIAMDLAYKWQAEAHLPIPPALSRGVNAKTQFLYFVAVAYALSSRVFEIDGYHESALVPIADLFNHHPTAPNVAFESITDVCEKCGEVDNCGHIIAEIHLPDDQPADEPLPSNSDNITISPSLIEELEMAPQNFQDHEQHPTSRRDSTESSSNRLHPYIQLQSSSLHPDNCVDIQLITPVREGQEIYNSYGELTNSLLLARYGFCIKNNPHDVVPFYLEFMKLRDKSRKLEERFIWWEKLGNKSFCDWLNYNNSSLEDDDNDGTSDNENYINSSSHHQTITPWYHQLYVNAKSEPSPHMTTLLTLLALNQLEWRKFQCLHHHNNKIWAKFHLLYSNRQRNRKTYPLLRKILSYKKPLSLPVRKANDNDDSLLRAVAILVEHENAIVANLFPHLVYK is encoded by the coding sequence ATGTTTGGAATGTCAAATACTAATCAAAGTGATCTCAAGAACATCTTTTCATTTGTAGAAAATTGTAATGGGTTTTTCCTTCACTCACACTGTGAAATAAGGCCTTCTCAGCACGGTGGCTTGGGAGTATTTGCTACCCAAGATATTGAAGCAGATACAGTGCTCTTAAGAGTTCCAAAGAGCTCGATATTTTCGGCTCCCAATAGCAGTATAGCAAACCTACTTTTTGACGAAGGCATAGACGGGATGCTTGCTCTGAACATTGCCTTCATTTATGAAACTACAGTATTCAAGAACGACAGTCATTGGTTCAAATACTTAGACAGCATAAAACCTACAGATGATCAAGGAAAATTAATCTTACCGCCATCGTGTTGGCCAGCTGAAAGTAAAGTGGCACTGAAGGGTACAGCGTTGGATCTGTTTTATGATGCTCTGAACCCGGAGGAAGAAGTAGAAGAAGGGTTTGAAATTGCAATGGATCTGGCGTATAAATGGCAAGCAGAGGCACATTTGCCGATCCCGCCGGCTCTGAGCAGAGGTGTCAATGCCAAAACGCAGTTCCTCTATTTTGTAGCAGTTGCATATGCTTTGTCATCAAGGGTCTTCGAGATAGACGGTTATCATGAAAGTGCACTTGTTCCAATAGCAGATCTTTTCAACCATCATCCCACTGCCCCTAATGTCGCATTCGAATCAATTACTGACGTTTGTGAAAAATGTGGTGAGGTGGACAATTGCGGCCATATTATAGCGGAGATTCACCTTCCTGATGATCAACCGGCTGACGAACCTTTGCCGTCCAACTCGGACAACATCACTATTAGTCCCTCCTTAATAGAAGAACTTGAAATGGCCCCacaaaattttcaagaCCATGAACAGCATCCAACCTCCCGAAGAGATTCAACGGAGTCTTCATCAAATCGTCTTCATCCTTACATCCAACTCCAATCATCTTCCCTCCATCCCGATAACTGTGTGGATATACAATTAATCACTCCAGTTAGAGAGGGCCAAGAAATTTACAACTCTTACGGTGAATTGACAAATTCACTACTACTAGCCAGGTATGGTTTCTGTATTAAAAATAACCCGCACGATGTCGTACCCTTCTACCTTGAATTTATGAAACTACGTGACAAGTCAAGAAAGCTAGAAGAACGATTCATCTGGTGGGAAAAACTCGGCAACAAATCCTTTTGCGATTGGCTGAATTATAACAATAGCAGCCTcgaggatgatgataacgATGGTACTagtgataatgaaaattacataaattcttcaagtCACCATCAAACAATAACTCCATGGTACCACCAACTCTATGTAAACGCAAAATCAGAGCCCAGTCCCCACATGACTACTCTACTAACTTTACTAGCGCTCAATCAATTAGAGTGGAGAAAATTCCAATGCCTGCATCACcacaataataaaatctGGGCAAAGTTTCACCTTCTGTACTCCAACAGACAAAGAAATCGGAAAACTTATCCCCTCTTGCGCAAAATTCTCTCATACAAGAAACCTCTTTCCTTGCCTGTTCGCAAAGCTAACGACAACGACGACTCTTTGCTAAGAGCAGTCGCAATACTCGTAGAACACGAAAATGCTATAGTCGCTAACCTATTTCCTCATTTGGTCTATAAATAG
- the HMT1 gene encoding protein-arginine omega-N methyltransferase HMT1 (similar to Ashbya gossypii AAR190W), with protein MSKTNAVESATDKNELNEFEQHYFNSYDHYGIHEEMLQDTVRTLSYRNAIIQNKDLFKDKIVLDVGCGTGILSMFAAKNGAKHVIGVDMSSIIEMAKKIVDINGLSDRITLLRGKLEDVELPYKKVDIIISEWMGYFLLYESMLDTVLFARDKYLVEGGLIFPDKCSLHVAGLEDAQYKDEKVNYWQDVYGFDYSPFMPLVMREPLVDTVDNAAVNTTKSKLIEFDLNTVTVADLAFESKFTLTAKRKDFINGLISWFDIQFPAPEGVKPVTFSTGSHAPYTHWKQTVFYLNDDLEADSGDILEGKLTCTPNKLHSRDLDIKISYDFKAIGPDAAERSTQNTNNYLMH; from the coding sequence ATGTCTAAGACTAATGCTGTTGAATCAGCTACTGATAAAAATGAACTTAATGAATTCGAGCAACACTATTTCAACTCCTATGATCACTATGGTATCCATGAAGAGATGTTACAGGACACTGTTCGTACGCTATCTTATCGTAACGCCATTATTCAGAACAAGGATTTATTCAAAGACAAGATTGTGCTAGATGTTGGTTGTGGAACCGGTATTTTGTCGATGTTTGCTGCAAAAAATGGAGCAAAGCATGTTATTGGTGTGGATATGTCCAGTATCATTGAGATGGCAAAGAAAATTGTTGACATTAATGGGTTATCTGACAGGATTACTTTGCTACGTGGTAAGCTAGAAGACGTTGAACTTCCGTACAAGAAGgttgatattattatttcagAATGGATGGGTTACTTTTTGCTCTACGAGTCTATGTTAGACACTGTTCTCTTTGCTCGTGACAAATACTTAGTGGAAGGGGGGCTTATTTTCCCAGATAAATGTTCTTTGCATGTTGCTGGCTTAGAAGATGCTCAATATAAGGATGAAAAGGTTAACTATTGGCAGGATGTTTACGGATTCGATTATTCGCCATTTATGCCGTTGGTTATGAGGGAGCCTTTGGTTGACACTGTCGACAATGCGGCTGTCAACACCACCAAAAGTAAGTTaattgaatttgatttAAATACGGTTACTGTTGCGGATCTAGCATTTGAAAGTAAATTTACACTTACTGCTAAGAGAAAGGATTTTATAAACGGTTTGATTTCATGGTTTGACATTCAGTTTCCCGCCCCAGAAGGTGTGAAGCCAGTTACATTTTCTACCGGTTCACATGCTCCATACACGCATTGGAAACAAACGGTGTTTTACCTGAATGACGATTTAGAAGCTGATTCAGGGGATATCTTAGAGGGTAAGTTAACCTGTACACCTAATAAGCTACATAGCAGAGATTTGGATATTAAAATCTCTTATGACTTTAAGGCTATTGGCCCTGATGCTGCAGAAAGGTCTACACAAAACACGAACAACTATTTAATGCATTGA
- a CDS encoding 60S ribosomal protein uL4 (similar to Ashbya gossypii AAR191C) codes for MSRPQVSILSLTGESTSAAFPLPAVFSAPIRPDIVHSVFTSVNKNKRQAYAVSEKAGHQTSAESWGTGRAVARIPRVGGGGTHRSGQAAFGNMCRGGRMFAPTKTWRKWNVKVNHNEKRYATASAIAASAVASLVLARGHRIEKIPEIPLVVSSDLESIKKTKEAVAALKAVGAHSDVVKVLKSKKLRAGKGKYRNRRFTQRRGPLVIYSEDNGIVNAFRNIPGVETANVASLGLLQLAPGAHLGRFVIWTESAFAKLDQVWGSESVASVKSGYSLPTNIISTTDVTRIINSSEIQSVVRPAGQPTQKRTNVQKKNPLKNKQVLLRLNPYAKVFSAEKLGSKKVEQTARSQPAESFTETLKHD; via the coding sequence ATGTCTCGCCCACAAGTTTCTATTCTATCTTTGACCGGAGAATCTACCTCCGCTGCTTTCCCTTTGCCAGCTGTTTTCTCAGCTCCAATTCGTCCAGATATTGTTCACTCTGTGTTCACCTCTgtgaacaagaacaagagacAAGCTTATGCTGTTTCTGAGAAGGCTGGTCACCAAACATCTGCTGAATCATGGGGTACAGGTCGTGCCGTTGCTCGTATTCCACGTGTTGGCGGTGGTGGTACCCACAGATCCGGTCAAGCTGCTTTCGGTAACATGTGTCGTGGTGGTCGTATGTTTGCTCCTACTAAAACCTGGAGAAAGTGGAACGTTAAGGTTAACCACAACGAAAAGCGTTATGCCACTGCTTCTGCCATCGCTGCTTCTGCTGTTGCCTCTTTGGTTTTGGCCAGAGGTCACAGAATCGAAAAGATTCCAGAAATTCCATTGGTTGTCTCCTCTGACTTAGAATCTATCAAGAAGACTAAGGAAGCTGTTGCTGCTTTGAAGGCTGTTGGTGCTCACTCCGATGTCGTCAAGGTTTTGAAGTCTAAGAAGTTGAGAGCTGGTAAGGGTAAGTACAGAAACAGAAGATTCACTCAAAGAAGAGGCCCATTGGTTATCTACTCTGAGGACAATGGTATTGTCAACGCTTTCAGAAACATTCCAGGTGTCGAAACTGCCAACGTTGCTTCTTTAGGCTTGTTGCAATTGGCGCCAGGTGCTCATCTAGGTAGATTCGTCATCTGGACTGAGTCTGCTTTTGCTAAGTTGGACCAAGTTTGGGGTTCTGAATCTGTCGCTTCTGTCAAATCTGGATATTCCTTGCCAACCAACATCATTTCTACTACTGATGTTACCAGAATCATTAACTCTTCTGAAATCCAGTCCGTTGTCAGACCAGCTGGCCAACCAACTCAAAAGAGAACTAatgttcaaaagaagaatccTTTGAAGAACAAACAAGTCTTATTGAGATTGAACCCTTACGCTAAGGTTTTCTCCGCTGAAAAGTTGGGCTCCAAGAAGGTCGAGCAAACCGCTAGATCTCAGCCAGCTGAGTCTTTTACTGAAACTTTGAAGCACGATTAA
- a CDS encoding FluC/FEX family fluoride channel (similar to Saccharomyces cerevisiae YOR390W) has product MALVTCEKASKVKALICFHLSFIFWVIVGTYTRVGLSALSDYDDSYIKSRTVLWSNFVACIFMGLLQGLNKREVINIDIFVCLVSGYCGTVSSYSSLIMEVFLHSTNLDQNMKRLPNKGYGIMEFLSVLIVQFFVSMSSFLFGYKLAEEFNNRVLSATSKHRANSYISLAFDKVYILSAFLAIPLVIMNMALVILNVDSRNWTLPALFAIFGSLGRFYLNKYWNPTCQRFYVGTFFANLLSTLILSILIIVERGKQDTMHPIVNSRSDCQILIALNTGLCGGLSTISSLIYEGSRLNFMDMLAYFASTVVVTYINIVLTLGLYAWTKGLLPAVC; this is encoded by the coding sequence ATGGCTCTAGTTACATGTGAGAAAGCTTCGAAGGTAAAGGCATTGATTTGTTTCCATCTTAGCTTTATCTTTTGGGTGATTGTAGGGACATATACAAGAGTTGGACTTTCAGCACTATCGGACTACGATGACAGCTATATTAAATCAAGAACGGTCCTGTGGTCAAATTTTGTGGCATGTATTTTTATGGGTTTACTCCAAGGGTTGAATAAACGTGAGGTTATCAATATCGATATATTTGTATGTCTGGTAAGTGGTTATTGTGGGACAGtttcttcatattcatcCCTAATAATGGAAGTCTTTTTACACTCTACAAACTTGGATCAAAACATGAAACGTCTTCCCAATAAGGGATATGGTATTATGGAGTTTCTTTCAGTATTGATTGTGCAGTTTTTCGTGAGCATGAGCAGCTTTTTATTCGGTTATAAATTAGCTGAAGAGTTTAATAACCGGGTTCTGAGTGCTACGTCTAAACACAGGGCAAATTCGTATATATCCTTGGCTTTCGATAAGGTTTACATTTTATCAGCATTTCTTGCAATTCCTTTGGTAATAATGAATATGGCTTTGGTTATTTTAAATGTCGATTCAAGAAATTGGACTCTTCCTGCCCTATTTGCCATCTTCGGATCGCTAGGTCGGTTCTACCTTAATAAATATTGGAATCCCACATGTCAGCGCTTCTATGTTGGAACATTCTTTGCAAATCTTCTAAGTACCTTGATATTAAGCATACTGATAATAGTAGAAAGAGGCAAGCAAGACACAATGCATCCTATTGTAAATTCTAGATCTGATTGCCAAATATTGATCGCATTAAACACAGGATTATGTGGTGGTTTAAGTACAATCAGTTCATTGATTTATGAGGGATCCAGATTAAATTTCATGGATATGCTTGCATATTTCGCCAGCACTGTTGTAGtgacatatataaatatcgTTTTGACATTAGGATTGTATGCTTGGACAAAAGGACTTCTTCCTGCTGTTTGTTGA
- the JEN1 gene encoding monocarboxylate/H+ symporter (similar to Ashbya gossypii AAR192C) yields the protein MGKVKDYLRGRVVELLPKRDLKWKDVRQEMNPIPVLRLINSRTWLFVLSAFGSLTIEATDFFIVALNVKKLSGDFNVKTASITWGITLALMTRTIGAVIFGYVGDRYGQKTSFLVNLSIMMALQIIIGFATSFRYFLACRALFGIALGGCFGTATTQCLDDLPKEAYGWVSGVFQQAYALGYLCAVVLTRALADTTHKTWRSCFWFVSGTTLMMLIFRTMLPETDAFLERKRIKEQKKLNNEQTTSTIMQIYQSFVKEWYMVIYMVLLMIGFNYFSHASQDLFPTMLTNQLGFSADRSTVTNCLANIGAITGGIVLPHFSSLSSRRFIIILAVLLAACVVYPWGFIHDNSINASVFFLQMFVQGSWGLVPFHLHALAPASETQSFFIGVSYQLGNLASSAASTIESTLGERYPIKTESGEILHNYGLVMAILVYATIGYMLIVVFFGPESNPNRTDLSSDIEEKSDVIISLHSHVGNKKGEYDDGKDSI from the coding sequence ATGGGCAAGGTGAAGGATTACCTAAGGGGTCGAGTTGTCGAACTATTACCAAAGCGCGATTTAAAATGGAAAGACGTTCGTCAAGAGATGAACCCAATACCAGTTCTGCGGTTGATCAACTCAAGAACTTGGCTTTTCGTTTTGAGTGCATTTGGGTCTCTTACTATTGAGGCAACGGACTTTTTTATAGTTGCATTAAATGTTAAGAAGCTCTCGGGGGATTTCAACGTGAAAACGGCGAGTATAACGTGGGGTATAACGTTAGCATTGATGACCAGGACAATTGGTGCGGTCATTTTTGGGTACGTGGGTGATCGTTATGGGCAGAAAACGTCGTTTTTAGTGAACTTGAGTATCATGATGGCGTTACAGATTATCATAGGATTTGCGACCAGTTTCAGATATTTCTTGGCATGCAGAGCGTTGTTTGGGATTGCTTTAGGTGGTTGTTTTGGTACGGCCACTACTCAATGCTTGGACGATTTACCCAAGGAGGCATATGGTTGGGTGTCAGGTGTTTTCCAGCAGGCTTATGCTCTGGGATATTTGTGCGCAGTTGTTCTAACAAGAGCTTTAGCGGATACAACACATAAAACTTGGAGATCctgtttttggtttgtcTCTGGAACAacattgatgatgttaaTATTTAGAACCATGTTACCCGAAACAGATGCCTTTTTGGAACGTAAGCGTATTAAAGAGCAAAAGAAACTGAACAATGAACAAACAACAAGCACCATTATGCAGATATATCAATCTTTTGTTAAGGAATGGTATATGGTTATCTACATGGTGTTGCTAATGATAGGTTTCAATTACTTTTCTCATGCATCTCAGGATTTATTCCCAACCATGTTGACAAACCAGCTTGGGTTCTCTGCGGACAGATCTACGGTGACTAATTGCCTTGCCAATATTGGCGCTATAACAGGGGGTATTGTACTGCCACATTTCTCCAGTTTAAGTTCCCGTCGTTTCATTATAATCCTAGCCGTACTTTTAGCCGCATGTGTAGTCTATCCATGGGGTTTCATTCATGACAACAGTATCAATGCCTCTGTGTTTTTCCTACAAATGTTCGTTCAAGGTAGTTGGGGATTGGTGCCTTTCCATCTACACGCTTTAGCACCCGCTTCTGAAACACAGAGTTTCTTTATCGGTGTCTCATACCAGCTAGGTAACTTGGCGTCTAGTGCCGCTTCGACCATAGAAAGTACTTTGGGTGAACGTTACCCGATTAAAACTGAATCAGGAGAAATTTTACATAATTATGGCTTGGTAATGGCGATATTAGTCTATGCAACTATAGGCTATATGCTGATAGTCGTATTTTTTGGACCTGAAAGCAATCCGAATAGAACAGACTTATCCTCAGACATTGAGGAAAAGTCAGATGTCATTATTTCGCTACATAGTCATGTTGGAAACAAGAAAGGCgaatatgatgatggcAAAGATTCGATTTAG
- a CDS encoding uncharacterized protein (similar to Ashbya gossypii AAR189C): MKTFKFHELVNKYPELRKYWVNGRYYFENNEAVALLNRMLFKDIFNVDVNDENITKDNLFPRIPGRFKYCECLVDCFLTPLNWLYGYQQFCFIDVGTGAYAVYAVLLSKMLGDAVKVIGSDIDEKSVENASNIIIKNNLQGNITLVLKDEGSNVFDLEFPNDRPVLTMCNPPFYSSRKEIEDARRIKSSGKTLLPIQGTDSELLTTGGELRFITQMIKNSMEVVSQYPIWFTTLVAKSRSLSKLVKQLEGSSVTDYYVHEFLIGTTTQWVLSWNFCNLKPLQTNKRQARFNKYLTFSSIKSRKVSTQPSIYQIKELIREKCCDRLILDIVEDSKLLIRTEHGDVWSRQYRRQNRPCGTAANVFLVETTSESCNLYWLQGSSVKIFESFNGFISRIIKCGL; the protein is encoded by the coding sequence ATGAAGACGTTTAAATTCCACGAACTTGTAAACAAGTATCCAGAATTACGCAAATACTGGGTTAATGGTCGGTATTACTTCGAAAATAATGAAGCGGTGGCTCTCCTGAACCGAATGCTGTTTAAGGACATTTTTAATGTCGATGTCAATGATGAGAACATAACGAAAGACAATTTATTTCCTAGAATACCAGGTAGATTTAAGTACTGTGAATGCTTAGTTGACTGTTTCCTAACTCCTTTAAACTGGTTATATGGGTACCAGcagttttgttttattgaTGTAGGTACCGGTGCATATGCAGTCTATGCCGTGCTGCTCAGTAAAATGCTTGGTGACGCTGTAAAAGTAATTGGTAGCGACATAGATGAAAAATCAGTTGAGAACGCTTCTaatattatcatcaaaaacaatttacAGGGTAACATAACTTTAGTTCTAAAAGATGAAGGGTCGAACGTTTTCGACCTAGAGTTCCCTAATGATAGACCTGTGCTAACGATGTGCAACCCtcctttttattcttcaagAAAGGAGATTGAAGATGCACGAAGGATCAAGTCGTCAGGAAAAACGCTTCTTCCAATACAGGGTACTGATAGTGAATTGTTGACAACTGGAGGCGAGTTAAGGTTCATTACGCAGATGATTAAAAATAGTATGGAGGTTGTTTCTCAATATCCTATATGGTTTACTACACTTGTTGCGAAAAGTCGATCATTGAGCAAACTTGTTAAACAATTGGAAGGGAGTTCAGTAACTGACTATTATGTACATGAATTCTTAATTGGAACCACTACACAATGGGTATTGAGTTGGAACTTCTGCAACTTGAAGCCCCTGCAAACTAATAAGCGGCAAGCAAGATTTAACAAATACCTTACATTTTCAAGTATCAAGAGCAGAAAAGTGAGCACTCAGCCCAGTATTTATCAAATCAAGGAGCTAATCAGGGAGAAGTGTTGTGATAGATTGATACTGGACATTGTCGAAGATAGTAAGTTACTTATTCGAACAGAGCATGGCGACGTTTGGTCTCGTCAATATAGACGACAAAACCGACCATGCGGTACTGCTGCAAACGTATTTTTAGTTGAAACGACCTCGGAGTCCTGCAATTTGTATTGGCTACAAGGTAGCAGTgtgaaaatatttgagTCATTTAACGGATTCATTTCgagaataataaaatgTGGTCTATAG
- the PDX3 gene encoding pyridoxamine-phosphate oxidase PDX3 (similar to Ashbya gossypii AAR186W): MSAPEEEPIIFAPETFQYNKYSLDIGDVEKDPIEQFTKWFKEATDDPDETLAEAVTFATAELPSGRVSSRILLFKELDVRGFTVYSNWETSKKARDIQSNPHAALTFFWKNSQRQVRIEGPTEFVSRQLSERYFKLRARGSKIGAWASPQSQQIEDRTELDRRVSEKEAEFEGVDDISCPPHWGGLRVVPLEIEFWQGRNCRLHDRIVYKRNGEHDPWKIVRVAP, from the coding sequence ATGTCAGCACCAGAAGAGGAGCCTATTATCTTTGCACCAGAGACCTTTCAATATAATAAGTATTCTCTTGATATAggtgatgttgaaaaagatcCAATTGAGCAGTTTACTAAATGGTTCAAGGAAGCCACAGATGATCCAGATGAAACTCTTGCTGAAGCAGTAACTTTTGCAACGGCAGAATTACCAAGTGGCAGGGTATCTTCCAGAATTCTATTGTTTAAAGAGTTAGACGTGCGGGGCTTTACTGTCTACTCCAACTGGGAAACGTCTAAAAAGGCTCGTGATATTCAAAGTAATCCGCATGCAGCACTTACgttcttttggaaaaacAGCCAGAGGCAAGTTCGCATTGAGGGTCCAACTGAGTTCGTGAGCAGACAGTTGTCAGAGCGGTACTTTAAGCTAAGAGCTCGTGGTTCTAAGATTGGTGCCTGGGCATCGCCTCAATCTCAGCAGATTGAAGACCGAACAGAATTAGACAGAAGGGTTTCTGAGAAGGAAGCTGAGTTTGAAGGTGTGGATGATATCTCTTGCCCACCTCATTGGGGTGGCCTCAGAGTGGTTCCATTGGAAATAGAGTTCTGGCAAGGGAGAAATTGTCGTCTGCACGACCGTATCGTGTATAAAAGAAATGGCGAACACGACCCATGGAAAATAGTAAGGGTAGCACCTTAA
- the RAD61 gene encoding Rad61p (similar to Ashbya gossypii AAR187C) yields the protein MQMKVYGRFRKYTAVLDSLKDERKEDNSFSSDDENGYKVVSDDTTTVNATQETIPEITENIITVNKRSSADTSVKDGCVWKFLEKPGVTKVKRRRVLREECVNDPTDTVFSKAVNTVQDIISSLKPAEEVIRGLEPKMTVERCQCADSSKISYGRTRTMLMKTEQASEDEGNIVEENSLEDEGDDPSGIMESQHFNQLRNMGEWVKYQDDLDIVINYEYNSVGDKRAALLSLCLDMINNEKLSQYIVRYRHHEFWKWCFEFTDPNQKVLSFLQCFIVDTIPLKNDDSFWRMISLEEFILPLVTEESLPKQIAGSRLVKLNYKDFMKVFPHRSLGNLVLKIWNRHTDSIGTSEISIPVFSALLPTTDIEDTTTILCLIEKNIPASHSPDTRYKKQYQSLFNLLMSLRNNVLDKEAILKCFIKLTNHCHLLEMKKDSLTILFQDSVTLLHKLKKSFLSTDEDPMINMLILHLGLCLNVITEVPLTIGTTQLDSLTKIFNTIYKNENIKQELSFIHDLFLLVFAYSIHEYKMVIGGCELAYLKTQLSVFASDVESYNNSIYERTAYILQRI from the coding sequence ATGCAAATGAAGGTTTATGGAAGATTCAGAAAGTATACTGCTGTTTTAGATAGTCTAAAGGATGAACGAAAGGAAGATAATTCCTTCAGTAGTGACGATGAAAATGGCTACAAGGTGGTAAGTGATGATACAACAACGGTCAACGCAACACAGGAGACTATACCAGAGATAACAGAgaatattattactgtAAATAAAAGATCATCCGCTGATACTTCCGTGAAAGATGGTTGTGTGTGGAAATTTTTAGAGAAACCAGGAGTGACGAAGGTTAAAAGAAGGAGGGTTTTAAGGGAGGAATGTGTGAATGACCCCACTGATACAGTGTTCTCCAAAGCTGTTAACACTGTACAGGATATAATCTCCTCATTGAAACCTGCAGAGGAAGTTATTAGAGGTCTGGAGCCAAAGATGACTGTTGAACGGTGTCAATGTGCTGATTCAAGTAAAATCAGCTATGGTAGAACAAGAACTATGTTAATGAAAACAGAACAGGCTTCTGAGGATGAAGGCAATATagttgaagaaaattcACTTGAAGATGAAGGCGATGATCCTTCTGGGATTATGGAATCGCAACATTTTAACCAATTAAGAAACATGGGCGAATGGGTAAAGTACCAAGACGATTTGGATATTGTTATCAACTATGAATATAATTCAGTTGGAGACAAAAGGGCAGCGTTACTCAGTTTATGTCTAGACATGATCAACAATGAAAAACTATCACAATACATCGTAAGATATCGCCACCACGAGTTCTGGAAATGGTGTTTTGAGTTTACAGATCCTAACCAGAAAGTGCTGTCATTCTTACAGTGCTTCATTGTTGATACAATTCCCcttaaaaatgatgataGCTTCTGGCGTATGATTTCTCTGGAAGAATTCATTTTACCCCTTGTTACTGAGGAATCACTTCCTAAGCAAATCGCGGGATCTCGATTAGTGAAGTTGAATTATAAAGATTTCATGAAGGTGTTTCCACACCGTTCTCTTGGAAATTTGGtattgaagatttggaatCGGCATACTGATTCCATTGGAACTAGTGAGATATCTATCCCCGTGTTCAGCGCACTGTTACCTACTACTGATATAGAGGATACTACTACGATTCTCTGTCTAATTGAGAAAAACATACCAGCATCTCATAGTCCAGATACTCGCTACAAGAAACAATATCAATCTCTTTTCAACCTATTAATGTCTCTGAGAAACAATGTGCTTGATAAAGAAGCTATTCTAAAGTGTTTTATCAAACTGACAAACCATTGCCATTTGttagaaatgaaaaaagaCTCATTGACCATATTATTTCAAGATTCGGTAACTCTTCTTCATAAACTTAAAAAGTCATTTTTATCTACTGACGAAGATCCAATGATAAATATGCTTATTCTACACCTCGGGTTATGTCTGAATGTTATAACAGAAGTGCCTTTGACTATCGGCACTACCCAACTTGAttctttaacaaaaatttttaacacCATTTACAAGAATGAGAACATTAAACAGGAATTATCCTTTATTCATGATCTATTTCTACTGGTTTTTGCTTATAGCATCCATGAATATAAAATGGTTATCGGTGGGTGTGAACTGGCATACCTGAAAACGCAACTTAGTGTGTTTGCATCCGATGTTGAGTCATATAACAATAGCATATATGAAAGGACCGCCTATATTCTACAACGAATATAA